From Candidatus Pedobacter colombiensis, one genomic window encodes:
- a CDS encoding copper homeostasis protein CutC, with product MVNMEVCANSLRSALAAQEGGAVRVELCDNLHEGGTTPSYAQIAMAKRMVDIEVYPLIRPRGGDFLYTDLEFELMKEDIKMCRDLKCEGVVFGILTPKGFIDEKRCSELLALAGDMKVTFNRAFDRCIDLFDCMETIIELGFSRILSSGGQLTADRGAFELARLIEQAEGRISIMPGSGITIDNIEKVIRITKATEFHASSRWAKRSEMEFRSKNLKMEDGLHELDYELTNSDDVKLLIHLANNPRQQVMPNVD from the coding sequence ATGGTCAATATGGAAGTATGTGCCAACTCGCTGCGCTCTGCCCTGGCAGCGCAAGAGGGAGGGGCTGTAAGAGTAGAACTTTGCGACAATCTGCATGAAGGGGGTACAACACCCAGTTATGCACAGATTGCAATGGCAAAAAGAATGGTGGATATCGAGGTCTACCCGCTCATCAGGCCCAGAGGTGGAGATTTTTTATACACCGATCTGGAGTTCGAACTGATGAAGGAGGACATAAAGATGTGTCGGGATTTGAAATGTGAGGGGGTAGTGTTTGGTATTTTGACTCCCAAAGGATTCATAGATGAGAAGCGTTGTTCGGAGTTGCTTGCCCTGGCCGGTGACATGAAAGTTACCTTCAATAGGGCTTTTGATAGGTGTATAGATTTGTTTGATTGTATGGAAACGATTATAGAATTAGGTTTTTCGAGGATACTTAGCTCCGGGGGTCAGTTAACAGCAGATAGAGGGGCGTTTGAATTGGCCCGGCTGATTGAACAGGCTGAAGGTAGAATCAGCATTATGCCAGGTTCAGGGATAACTATTGATAACATAGAGAAAGTGATCAGGATTACCAAAGCTACAGAGTTTCATGCTTCATCAAGATGGGCTAAAAGAAGTGAAATGGAGTTTAGGTCTAAAAACCTGAAAATGGAAGATGGGCTTCATGAATTAGACTATGAGTTAACCAACAGTGATGATGTGAAACTATTGATACACCTCGCAAATAATCCCAGGCAGCAAGTAATGCCAAATGTAGATTAA